From Bacillus oleivorans, the proteins below share one genomic window:
- a CDS encoding ArsR/SmtB family transcription factor — translation MEHNDYKENETRNKDLDQETLFMVAQTFKALSDPTRIRILHLLSHQEYSVNQIAEQLSLLQTTVSHQLRFLKNLRLVKYRREGTTIYYSHDDEHVMNLLQQTIKHASHH, via the coding sequence ATGGAGCATAATGATTACAAAGAGAATGAAACTAGAAATAAAGACTTGGATCAAGAAACTTTATTTATGGTGGCTCAAACCTTTAAAGCTCTTTCTGATCCAACCCGAATTCGGATTCTCCATCTTTTATCACATCAGGAATATTCGGTAAATCAGATTGCTGAGCAGTTATCCTTATTACAAACAACCGTTTCTCATCAGCTTCGGTTTTTAAAAAATTTACGGCTAGTCAAGTACCGTCGTGAAGGAACGACCATATATTATTCACATGACGACGAGCATGTTATGAACCTGCTGCAGCAAACAATCAAGCATGCTAGCCACCATTAG
- a CDS encoding cation diffusion facilitator family transporter, with product MGHSHHHGHSHDHHHHHHHHHHTHNANKKVLLVSFLLIFTFMIVEVIGGFLTNSLALLSDAGHMLSDAAALGLSLLAFKIGERAANDQKTYGYKRFEILAAFINGITLVVISLYIFWEAYHRFFEPPEVSTGMMLIAIIGLIVNIVVAWILMKGDTSGNLNLRSALLHVLGDMVGSFGAILAGALIYFFNWNIADPIASVLVAILVLVSGWRVTKDSFHVLMEGTPAHIDCQKVKTALLKIPGVKEVHDLHVWTITSDFPALSCHLVVNEMEDRDTILKDTTALLKSQFHLKHTTIQIEGEQFENRDEHEFCR from the coding sequence ATGGGACATTCGCATCATCATGGTCATAGCCATGATCACCATCACCACCATCACCACCATCATCATACTCATAATGCTAATAAAAAGGTTCTCTTAGTTAGCTTTTTATTAATTTTTACATTTATGATTGTAGAAGTCATCGGCGGATTTTTAACGAATAGCTTAGCTCTGTTAAGTGATGCGGGGCATATGTTAAGTGATGCAGCAGCATTAGGATTAAGCTTATTGGCTTTTAAAATCGGAGAACGCGCTGCTAACGATCAAAAAACCTATGGATACAAACGATTTGAAATTTTAGCAGCCTTCATTAATGGGATAACGTTAGTCGTCATTTCCCTATATATATTTTGGGAAGCGTATCATCGCTTTTTTGAACCTCCCGAGGTAAGCACGGGAATGATGTTGATCGCTATAATCGGTCTAATTGTTAATATTGTAGTTGCATGGATTTTAATGAAAGGCGATACGAGCGGGAACTTAAATCTGCGGAGTGCCCTTCTCCATGTGCTTGGCGATATGGTTGGTTCTTTCGGAGCAATTTTAGCTGGTGCTTTAATCTACTTCTTTAATTGGAATATTGCCGATCCGATTGCCAGTGTCCTTGTTGCGATTCTGGTTTTAGTCAGCGGATGGCGGGTTACGAAAGATTCTTTCCATGTATTGATGGAAGGAACACCTGCACATATCGACTGCCAAAAGGTTAAAACGGCTTTATTAAAAATTCCGGGAGTGAAGGAGGTCCATGATCTCCATGTATGGACGATCACATCCGACTTTCCGGCACTGAGCTGTCACCTTGTTGTTAATGAGATGGAAGACAGGGATACAATCCTAAAAGATACAACGGCTTTGTTAAAATCGCAGTTTCATCTTAAGCATACTACAATTCAAATTGAGGGCGAGCAGTTTGAAAATCGAGATGAACATGAATTTTGCCGTTAA
- a CDS encoding aldo/keto reductase codes for MQYKNLGKTGLKVSNLCLGTMAFGRWIDEQASRAIIDAALENGINFIDTANYYGKGQDAEIPYGTGECEEIIGSALKGRRDQVVLATKVGLSMGSGKNDSGLSRTHIMREVDRSLLRLQTDYIDLYQVHRFDPLTPIEETLRALDDLVHQGKIRYIGCSNFAAWQIAKAHGISEKLNLEKFISVQPQYNLLSREIEQELLPFCESEGVGVLVYSPLARGVLSGKYKNLDDIPPESRAAHGERLIKNYFTERNFQLVNGYRALAEANGINLSQFALAWVLNQPAVTSALIGASKVSHITDAVQVSNWKWPEGLMEQVDSLNLKKVDFY; via the coding sequence ATGCAATATAAAAATTTAGGTAAAACGGGCTTAAAAGTATCCAATTTATGCTTAGGTACGATGGCATTTGGCAGATGGATTGATGAACAAGCATCCCGCGCGATTATAGATGCTGCTTTAGAAAATGGGATTAATTTTATTGATACTGCTAATTATTATGGCAAGGGTCAAGACGCTGAAATCCCATATGGAACCGGTGAATGTGAAGAGATCATCGGAAGTGCGCTTAAAGGAAGAAGAGACCAGGTAGTGCTGGCCACAAAAGTTGGGTTAAGCATGGGATCCGGAAAAAATGACAGCGGCCTTTCCCGCACTCACATCATGCGAGAAGTCGATCGCTCCTTGCTGCGATTACAAACCGATTACATTGATTTATATCAAGTTCATCGTTTTGATCCCTTAACACCTATAGAAGAAACATTAAGGGCGCTAGACGACTTAGTTCATCAAGGAAAAATCCGTTACATTGGCTGCTCTAATTTTGCTGCTTGGCAGATTGCGAAAGCACACGGCATCAGTGAAAAGTTAAACTTAGAAAAATTCATCTCGGTTCAGCCCCAGTATAATTTGCTGTCTCGGGAAATTGAACAGGAATTATTGCCTTTTTGTGAATCTGAGGGGGTTGGCGTTTTAGTATACAGTCCCTTAGCCAGAGGGGTATTATCTGGTAAGTACAAAAATCTTGATGACATACCACCTGAAAGCCGGGCTGCACATGGCGAGAGACTGATTAAAAATTACTTTACAGAACGGAATTTTCAGTTAGTTAATGGGTATCGCGCTTTAGCTGAGGCCAATGGTATAAATTTATCTCAATTTGCTCTAGCTTGGGTCTTAAATCAGCCTGCTGTCACTTCAGCTTTAATTGGAGCGAGCAAGGTTTCCCATATTACGGATGCTGTTCAGGTAAGCAATTGGAAATGGCCGGAGGGCTTGATGGAACAAGTTGATTCATTAAATCTCAAAAAGGTTGATTTTTATTAA
- a CDS encoding DUF5634 family protein, with translation MDFLPREQIIRDLQQSFQMYINQYGIEDIGIFEEEGEDDRFYLGYTVRKDGKTYHIHTPYMKNNNGELAVIHEDWTVETDEPQREDLSGYPDLDSVFREI, from the coding sequence ATGGATTTTTTACCACGAGAACAAATTATCCGCGACCTGCAGCAGTCTTTTCAGATGTACATAAATCAATATGGAATTGAAGATATCGGTATTTTTGAAGAAGAAGGAGAGGATGACCGCTTTTACCTAGGATACACGGTTCGAAAAGATGGGAAGACCTATCATATTCACACTCCCTATATGAAAAATAACAACGGGGAATTAGCCGTTATCCATGAAGATTGGACTGTTGAAACCGATGAGCCGCAAAGGGAAGATTTAAGCGGATATCCCGATTTGGATAGCGTGTTTCGCGAAATATAG
- a CDS encoding ZIP family metal transporter has product MTFEVFLYVLLAAVANVIGGLVILIKKDWSKNGLNALMAISAGMLLSIALLDLIPEILDHHHDYSIFVLAGIMVIFFFQQFVSRHFHFGEETHHHSNSRSAITGALIGLMIHTFFDGFSIVASFEIDVSLGVTVLTAVLLHKIPDGLTISSIVFSFLENKKMAFLAAVLLGISTLAGAILANFLSPQTGEFNIATIAIAFTAGIFIYVACADLLPEVNKSDNRLVSSFFLIGIIVYFLLNWVMNQFSPHIH; this is encoded by the coding sequence TTGACGTTTGAAGTGTTTTTATATGTCCTGTTGGCGGCTGTTGCTAATGTCATAGGCGGTCTTGTTATATTGATTAAAAAGGATTGGTCCAAAAATGGCTTAAATGCTTTAATGGCCATTAGTGCAGGAATGTTATTATCAATTGCCTTACTGGATCTCATTCCTGAGATACTGGACCATCATCATGATTATTCGATCTTTGTTTTAGCGGGTATTATGGTGATATTTTTTTTCCAGCAATTTGTCTCCAGGCATTTTCACTTTGGCGAAGAAACGCATCATCACTCGAACTCCAGGAGTGCTATTACGGGTGCATTAATTGGATTGATGATCCATACCTTTTTTGATGGTTTTTCTATCGTTGCTAGTTTTGAAATAGATGTTTCTCTCGGCGTCACGGTTCTTACGGCGGTGTTATTACATAAGATTCCCGATGGATTGACAATTTCATCGATCGTTTTTTCGTTTCTGGAGAATAAGAAAATGGCTTTTTTAGCGGCAGTGCTTCTTGGTATATCGACACTAGCAGGTGCGATACTAGCAAATTTCCTATCCCCGCAAACGGGAGAATTCAATATTGCGACGATTGCGATTGCTTTTACAGCAGGAATTTTTATCTATGTAGCTTGTGCGGATTTATTGCCAGAAGTCAATAAAAGTGACAATCGATTGGTTTCGTCCTTTTTTCTGATAGGAATCATCGTATATTTTCTATTAAACTGGGTGATGAACCAATTTTCTCCTCATATACATTAA
- a CDS encoding cation diffusion facilitator family transporter has product MSFIELLKKGNKSSGAAALGNTFLAAIKGIAAAISGSGAMFATTIHSIADAINQGFVFIGSALAEKEPTPRFPTGFGRVVNLFVLIAVIVISIMAYETLHKGWEIIQHPEASTNLWLNVGILAVAIIIDGYVLFKAMKEIALETRKEAKGFKLVTGAFKNVRLAAPPTRLVFYEDIIATLGAALALVSILLAHFTGFYYLDGVGTMLIGILLIGIAIKIGYENTVGLIGVAAPKEVENRIADIIFSHPDVVDIRKMRILQEGRKYHVESYIELREGLSLAVADDIKFSVRDLILADPDIGDVTMGIIETDHVQNWKKEHELKPATK; this is encoded by the coding sequence ATGTCTTTTATTGAGCTGTTAAAGAAGGGGAATAAATCGTCAGGTGCTGCTGCTTTAGGTAATACTTTTTTAGCAGCCATCAAAGGGATAGCAGCTGCGATTAGCGGAAGTGGTGCCATGTTTGCTACAACAATTCACTCTATTGCCGACGCAATCAATCAAGGCTTTGTATTTATCGGAAGTGCACTGGCTGAGAAAGAACCTACACCAAGGTTTCCAACTGGATTTGGCCGCGTCGTTAACTTATTTGTGCTTATTGCTGTCATTGTGATTTCTATCATGGCTTACGAAACACTTCATAAAGGCTGGGAGATAATTCAGCACCCAGAAGCTTCCACCAATCTTTGGTTAAATGTAGGAATTTTGGCGGTCGCCATTATTATTGACGGATATGTTTTATTCAAAGCAATGAAGGAGATTGCTTTAGAAACACGGAAAGAGGCTAAAGGTTTTAAATTAGTCACAGGTGCTTTTAAAAATGTGCGGCTGGCTGCTCCTCCAACCCGACTAGTTTTTTATGAAGATATTATTGCAACCTTAGGTGCAGCACTTGCCTTAGTTTCTATTTTGTTAGCCCATTTTACAGGCTTTTATTATTTAGACGGTGTAGGAACCATGTTAATCGGAATTCTTTTAATTGGAATTGCCATAAAAATCGGATACGAAAATACGGTAGGTCTGATTGGGGTAGCAGCGCCTAAGGAAGTGGAAAACCGGATTGCAGACATTATCTTTTCGCATCCGGATGTAGTGGATATCCGCAAGATGCGAATCCTGCAAGAGGGCAGAAAATATCATGTTGAAAGCTATATTGAATTAAGAGAAGGTCTATCTCTCGCTGTTGCAGATGATATTAAATTCTCTGTTCGGGACTTAATCCTCGCCGATCCCGATATTGGTGATGTGACGATGGGAATCATTGAAACCGATCACGTACAAAATTGGAAAAAAGAACATGAACTGAAACCCGCTACTAAATAA